From the Quercus lobata isolate SW786 chromosome 6, ValleyOak3.0 Primary Assembly, whole genome shotgun sequence genome, one window contains:
- the LOC115950690 gene encoding uncharacterized protein LOC115950690: protein METFGGPKFAVIGSTVKKKRSSVSRRPHPDSQAFQQKFYLLPSFAQPSSSGRHNEYKNSGDTIIASDKLGTENKLKRLKLKVGGVTRTIHSKSSNDFIGDSSITKISHSSDGHKPLQKFLPQDDLDSNRVYPSDKGNNLKVKWKDFSNTGSSFGEEYNSRGRTSEGSLSVIYEPVRKSKRVPKRRVLDLGVDDNDDDEEIQYLGRLSASRISEDYEDEESGQLADGMYGDDVEYYGSPRSVKDGRKRSRLEKVYKDKDYVEEDKDKSLDDELEYKAKKSKRETLDLFLEGRNVSIPTTRNRALQSGKDVFGSDVGLTDLPNGASSKRKKEKLSEVEQQLKRSEAAQRRKMQSERAAREAEAEAIRKILGQDSGRKKKEEKMKRQRDELAQERAASTVSLASNTVRWVIGPTGTIVTFSEDIGLPSIFDPVPCSYPPPREKCAAPNCTNSYKYRDSKSKLPLCSLHCYRAIHQKMQPLIAC, encoded by the exons ATGGAAACCTTTGGTGGGCCTAAGTTTGCTGTTATTGGTAGCACTGTGAAAAAGAAGAGGAGTAGTGTATCTCGCAGACCTCACCCTGACTCACAGGCATTTCAacagaaattttatcttttaccTTCATTTGCACAACCATCTAGCAGTGGAAGACACAATGAATATAAGAATTCTGGAGATACAATAATTGCTTCTGATAAATTAGGAACTGAAAACAAGCTGAAGAGACTAAAGCTCAAAGTTGGTGGTGTTACTCGTACAATTCACAGCAAGTCTAGCAACGACTTTATTGGTGATTCTTCCATCACAAAAATTTCTCACAGTTCTGATGGCCATAAGCCCCTCCAGAAGTTTCTTCCACAG GATGATTTAGATAGTAATCGTGTCTATCCTTCGGACAAGGGGAATAACCTTAAAGTCAAGTGGAAGGACTTTTCCAATACTGGTTCTAGTTTTGGAGAGGAATATAATTCAAGGGGAAGGACATCTGAGGGAAGTCTTTCTGTGATTTATGAGCCTGTTCGTAAGAGTAAGCGGGTTCCTAAAAGACGTGTCTTGGATTTAGGAGTTGATGATAATGACGATGATGAGGAAATCCAATATCTTGGGCGACTGAGTGCTTCAAGAATTTCTGAAGATTATGAAGATGAGGAGAGTGGTCAATTGGCTGATGGCATGTATGGTGATGATGTGGAATATTATGGATCACCAAGATCAGTAAAAGATGGCAGAAAAAGGTCTAGATTAGAAAAGGTATATAAGGATAAAGATTATGTGGAAGAAGATAAAGACAAAAGCTTGGATGATGAACTTGAATATAAAGCAAAAAAGTCAAAAAGGGAAACCCTTGATTTATTTCTTGAAGGAAGAAATGTATCAATTCCCACTACACGTAACCGTGCACTTCAATCTGGCAAAGATGTATTTGGATCCGATGTGGGTCTTACTGACCTCCCAAATGGTGCTTCATCTAAAA GGAAAAAGGAGAAACTCTCTGAAGTAgaacagcaattgaagagatcTGAGGCTGCACAGAGGCGTAAAATGCAATCGGAGAGGGCTGCAAGGGAGGCCGAG GCTGAGGCAATTAGAAAAATACTTGGGCAAGATTCTGgtagaaaaaagaaggaagagaagatgaaaaggcagCGAGATGAATTAGCACAG GAAAGGGCTGCCAGCACTGTATCACTTGCATCAAACACTGTCAGATGGGTCATTGGTCCTACTGGGACAATTGTTACATTTTCTGAAGATATTGGTCTGCCAAGTATATTTGATCCTGTGCCCTGCAG TTATCCTCCCCCACGAGAAAAATGTGCAGCTCCAAATTGCACAAATTCATACAAGTATCGGGATTCCAAGTCAAAGCTTCCCCTCTGCAGTCTCCACTGTTACAGGGCAATACACCAAAAGATGCAACCTCTAATTGCCTGCTAA
- the LOC115950872 gene encoding pectinesterase inhibitor 10: protein MEPNNNQIPCIIFLFSLIFFAAQGVCVPRNLMQSLGPSPQPNSPPQPSPSTPPISHISAPSGALSNPPESAPTLPPSPMPMQENLHPSTPPNYTPHETPSSSPVGHITALTPALNSPSESAPSSLQAQSDSPISHNSVPNPTSEPSNSMPPSSNQFSILAPSQKTINLSPESSNSPSPQTDILRSSPPSNPPSIPASMDPAIKKICDSTDNPALCLSTLAPFLSDKTDPISVLEMAIKACTQHVKDAIAMALVLTNVHKASTDSGNIPIFKDCTEMYNDALDNLQSAMDAIPARDIGTINTMLSAALTDFVTCEDEFSGESSELSPYDDKGTKMASNCLAIASLIK from the coding sequence ATGGAGCCTAACAACAATCAAATACCATGCATCATCTTCTTGTTTTCTCTCATCTTCTTCGCTGCACAAGGCGTATGTGTGCCACGCAACTTAATGCAGTCTCTCGGACCCTCTCCACAACCAAATTCTCCTCCACAACCAAGTCCTTCTACACCCCCAATTAGCCATATATCGGCCCCATCGGGAGCCTTAAGTAATCCACCGGAGTCTGCACCAACATTGCCACCCTCCCCAATGCCAATGCAGGAAAACCTTCACCCCTCTACCCCACCAAATTATACACCACATgaaactccttcttcatctccagTTGGCCATATCACAGCCCTAACTCCCGCCTTGAATTCTCCATCAGAGTCTGCACCATCCTCCCTACAGGCACAATCAGATTCACCAATAAGCCATAACTCAGTCCCAAATCCCACTTCCGAGCCTTCAAATTCAATGCCTCCATCTTCAAACCAATTCTCAATCCTTGCTCCATCTCAAAAAACTATCAATCTCTCTCCAGAATCCTCAAATTCTCCCAGTCCCCAAACAGATATTCTCAGATCAAGTCCACCTAGCAACCCACCGTCAATACCTGCATCAATGGATCctgccataaaaaaaatatgcgACTCCACAGACAATCCTGCTCTTTGCCTTTCCACTCTAGCTCCATTTCTAAGTGACAAGACTGACCCCATTTCAGTGCTTGAAATGGCAATCAAGGCTTGCACTCAACATGTAAAGGATGCAATAGCCATGGCTTTAGTTCTCACTAATGTGCATAAGGCTAGTACTGATTCTGGCAATATCCCTATTTTCAAAGACTGTACAGAAATGTACAATGATGCTTTAGATAACCTTCAGAGTGCAATGGATGCAATTCCAGCTCGTGACATTGGCACAATCAATACCATGCTTAGTGCGGCTTTGACAGATTTTGTGACCTGTGAGGATGAATTTAGTGGAGAAAGTTCCGAATTATCCCCTTATGATGACAAGGGTACCAAGATGGCTAGCAATTGCCTTGCCATCGCTTCCTTaattaagtga
- the LOC115950765 gene encoding universal stress protein PHOS32 produces the protein MEQVDRRVGVAVDFSACSLKALKWAVDNVLRDGDSLILVAVRPEGHYEEGEMQLWEKTGSPLIPVSEFSDPIIMKKYGVKPDPETLDIVNTAAKQKQIVAVMKILWGDPREKICEAIDNIPLSCLVIGNRGLGKLKRAILGSVSNYVVNNGACPVTVVKNVDNEHH, from the exons atggagcAGGTTGATCGCAGAGTTGGGGTGGCCGTGGACTTCTCGGCATGTAGCCTGAAGGCGCTGAAATGGGCTGTGGACAACGTTCTCCGTGATGGGGATAGCCTAATCCTCGTTGCCGTACGCCCCGAAGGGCATTACGAGGAGGGCGAGATGCAACTCTGGGAAAAGACTGGTTCTC CTTTGATCCCTGTGAGCGAGTTCTCGGATCCTATCATTATGAAAAAGTATGGAGTGAAGCCTGACCCCGAGACCCTGGACATTGTCAACACTGCTGCAAAGCAAAAACAG ATTGTGGCAGTCATGAAGATCCTCTGGGGAGATCCTCGCGAGAAAATATGTGAAGCAATTGATAACATTCCTCTGAGCTGCCTTGTTATAGGAAACAGAGGGCTCGGCAAGCTTAAGAG GGCTATATTAGGCAGTGTCAGCAACTACGTGGTGAACAATGGTGCCTGTCCCGTAACTGTGGTGAAGAATGTGGATAATGAACATCATTAG